Proteins encoded together in one uncultured Desulfosarcina sp. window:
- the tolR gene encoding protein TolR codes for MAIGSGSDRLMSDINVTPFVDVMLVLLIIFMVTAPMMVQGVDVALPEVSAKPMVTDKENLTVTIDRESNVYINDFQVRTDFLREKLEKILVGKTDREVFFRADKDVPYGMVVSVMAEIKAAGVEKLGMVTDPYEDPGKGKSSGKKG; via the coding sequence ATGGCTATCGGAAGCGGCAGCGACCGGCTCATGTCGGATATCAACGTGACGCCCTTTGTGGACGTCATGCTGGTATTGCTGATCATTTTCATGGTAACGGCGCCCATGATGGTGCAGGGAGTCGATGTGGCCCTGCCTGAGGTGAGCGCCAAGCCAATGGTCACGGACAAGGAAAACCTTACCGTAACCATCGACCGGGAATCCAACGTTTACATCAATGATTTCCAGGTGCGGACGGATTTTCTCAGGGAAAAACTGGAGAAAATCCTGGTCGGTAAAACGGACCGTGAAGTCTTTTTTCGGGCGGACAAGGACGTGCCCTACGGTATGGTTGTCAGCGTGATGGCGGAGATCAAGGCTGCCGGCGTCGAGAAATTGGGCATGGTGACCGATCCGTACGAAGATCCCGGCAAGGGAAAATCTTCCGGTAAAAAAGGGTGA
- the tolQ gene encoding protein TolQ has product MVATEMDYIHIIGNASLMVKFVLLLLLFFSVMSWAIIIIKIRYIRKAFKESDIFIDYFWKSRDLAGAFTKAKQLDGSPVARIFRIGYAELRKLNTGKGGDEATADERAPSLRHEFSGTDNVKRALRRAINTEMTRITQMVPFLATTGNTTPFIGLFGTVWGIMNSFHGIGQRGSASLAVVAPGISEALVATAAGLAVAIPAVIAFNHFMQKIRVIESELHSFSADFLNILDRDILR; this is encoded by the coding sequence ATGGTTGCTACTGAAATGGACTATATCCACATCATCGGCAATGCCAGCCTGATGGTGAAGTTTGTATTGCTGCTCCTGCTTTTTTTCTCCGTCATGTCATGGGCGATTATCATCATTAAAATCCGTTATATCCGCAAAGCCTTCAAGGAATCGGACATCTTCATCGACTATTTCTGGAAGAGCCGCGATCTGGCCGGCGCCTTCACCAAGGCCAAACAGCTTGACGGCAGTCCGGTGGCGCGCATCTTTCGCATCGGCTATGCGGAATTGCGCAAGCTGAATACCGGCAAGGGCGGAGACGAAGCCACTGCCGACGAGCGCGCGCCCAGCCTGCGCCACGAGTTCTCCGGCACCGACAATGTCAAACGCGCCCTGCGACGGGCCATCAATACCGAGATGACCCGGATCACCCAGATGGTTCCCTTTCTGGCGACCACCGGCAACACGACTCCGTTCATCGGGCTGTTCGGCACGGTCTGGGGAATCATGAACTCCTTCCACGGCATCGGCCAGCGCGGGTCGGCCAGCCTGGCCGTGGTGGCGCCTGGAATTTCCGAAGCCCTCGTGGCCACGGCGGCCGGCCTGGCCGTGGCGATCCCCGCGGTAATCGCGTTCAACCATTTCATGCAGAAGATCCGGGTGATCGAATCGGAACTGCACAGTTTTTCGGCCGATTTCCTCAACATTCTCGACCGTGATATCCTCAGGTAA
- a CDS encoding HD domain-containing protein encodes MDRIVEFLFETMLLKRIHRTGYQFLGPGKESVAEHTYGVMCIAWTLARLTPSADAARLLTMCLVHDMPEARMGDLNYVQKRYVDANEKLALEHMTRGLPFGEDIRSLLDEFNDGETLEAQLARDADQLAFLIDLKSLSDMGYAAPEKWSGHVKERLRTSAGIEIAECIGRTEWDSWWLKLFIDSSI; translated from the coding sequence ATGGACCGCATTGTCGAATTTCTGTTCGAAACCATGCTGTTGAAGCGAATCCATCGCACCGGCTACCAGTTTCTAGGGCCGGGCAAGGAGTCTGTCGCCGAGCACACCTACGGGGTCATGTGCATCGCCTGGACCCTGGCGCGGCTGACGCCTTCGGCTGATGCTGCCCGTCTGCTGACCATGTGCCTGGTGCACGACATGCCCGAGGCCAGAATGGGCGACCTGAACTATGTTCAGAAGCGTTACGTGGACGCAAACGAAAAGCTGGCTCTGGAACACATGACCCGCGGCCTGCCTTTCGGTGAAGATATCCGGAGCCTGCTGGACGAGTTCAACGACGGCGAGACCCTCGAAGCGCAGCTGGCCCGGGATGCCGATCAACTGGCGTTTCTGATCGATCTGAAGTCCCTTTCCGACATGGGCTACGCCGCACCGGAAAAATGGTCCGGACACGTCAAGGAACGGCTTCGGACGTCCGCCGGCATCGAAATCGCGGAATGCATTGGCCGAACTGAATGGGATTCATGGTGGTTGAAATTATTCATTGACAGCAGTATTTAA
- a CDS encoding succinate dehydrogenase cytochrome b subunit gives MNWITGTLGSSIGKKLMMAVTGFSFCGFLAAHLAGNLTIYGGKDAFNGYAEHLHALGPLLNVAELGLLTLFLIHVITGLILFLQNLKARPVRYAVNKTAGGRTLGSATMPYTGVLILAFIVFHLLNFHFVDKTDTTIFNIVSEAFSNTGYVVIYILAMVVAAVHVSHGFWSAFQTVGANHPKYMPAIRAVGIAFAVAIGIGFGFLPIYIFLLA, from the coding sequence ATGAACTGGATTACCGGAACATTGGGGTCGTCCATCGGTAAAAAGCTGATGATGGCCGTCACGGGGTTTAGTTTCTGCGGGTTCCTGGCGGCGCATCTGGCGGGGAATCTGACCATCTACGGGGGCAAGGACGCCTTCAACGGATATGCCGAGCATCTCCACGCGCTGGGACCGCTGTTGAACGTGGCCGAGCTGGGCCTGTTGACCCTTTTCCTGATTCACGTGATTACCGGCCTGATCCTTTTCCTCCAGAATCTCAAAGCCCGTCCGGTGCGCTACGCCGTCAACAAAACCGCCGGCGGCCGCACGCTGGGTTCCGCCACCATGCCTTACACCGGCGTCCTGATTCTGGCGTTCATCGTTTTCCATCTGCTGAATTTCCATTTCGTGGACAAGACCGACACCACCATTTTCAACATCGTTTCCGAGGCCTTTTCCAATACCGGCTACGTGGTCATTTACATCCTTGCCATGGTGGTCGCCGCCGTCCACGTCAGCCACGGGTTCTGGAGCGCGTTTCAGACCGTGGGCGCCAATCATCCCAAATACATGCCTGCGATCCGGGCGGTCGGTATCGCCTTCGCGGTAGCCATCGGCATCGGATTCGGCTTTCTGCCCATATATATTTTCCTGCTGGCCTGA
- a CDS encoding fumarate reductase/succinate dehydrogenase flavoprotein subunit: MALDAKIPGGPIAEKWDRHRFELKLVNPANKRKFDVIVVGTGLAGGSASATLAELGYNVKTFCIQDSPRRAHSIAAQGGINAAKNYPNDGDSIWRLFYDTVKGGDFRAREANVYRLAQVSNDIIDQCVAQGIPFARDYGGLLANRSFGGAQVSRTFYARGQTGQQLLLGAYSAMMRQVATGKVEMFPRREMLDVVLVGGHAKGIVVRNLITGEIERHAADAVVLCTGGYGNVFFLSTNAMASNVTAAFRAHKKGAFFANPCFTQIHPTCIPVHGTFQSKLTLMSESLRNDGRVWVPKNPGDKRPPSQISESERDYYLERKYPSFGNLVPRDVASRNAKEQCDAGKGVGETGLAVYLDFADAIRRDGRDVIEKKYGNLFQMYEKITADDPYQTPMMIYPAIHYTMGGLWVDYNLMSSVPGLFVLGEANFSDHGANRLGASALMQGLADGYFVLPYTIGGYLAGTAKADVTTNHKAFDESEKAVTARIDKLLAVDGKRTVDDFHKTLGRIMWEYCGMARNNEGLEMARGMIQELRAEFWENVKVPGTKADFNQSLERAGRVADFLEFGELMIVDALSRQESCGGHFNERFQTEENEALRDDDNFCHVSAWEHKGDGQEPELHKEPLVFENVKLTQRSYK; this comes from the coding sequence ATGGCACTCGACGCAAAGATTCCCGGTGGACCGATTGCTGAAAAATGGGATCGGCACCGTTTTGAGCTTAAGCTGGTCAACCCGGCCAACAAACGCAAATTCGACGTAATCGTCGTGGGTACCGGCCTGGCCGGCGGATCGGCCTCCGCCACCCTGGCCGAACTCGGTTACAATGTCAAAACCTTCTGTATTCAGGACAGCCCCCGCAGGGCCCACAGCATCGCGGCCCAGGGCGGCATCAATGCGGCCAAGAACTATCCCAACGACGGGGACAGCATCTGGCGGCTGTTTTACGATACGGTCAAAGGCGGCGATTTCAGGGCCCGGGAGGCCAATGTCTACCGCCTGGCCCAGGTGAGCAACGACATCATCGATCAGTGCGTGGCCCAGGGCATTCCTTTCGCGCGGGACTACGGCGGCCTTTTGGCCAACCGCTCCTTCGGCGGCGCCCAGGTGTCGCGCACCTTCTATGCCCGGGGCCAGACCGGCCAGCAGCTGCTGCTGGGCGCCTACAGCGCCATGATGCGCCAGGTGGCAACCGGCAAGGTGGAGATGTTCCCCCGCCGCGAAATGCTCGATGTGGTTCTGGTGGGCGGTCATGCCAAGGGCATCGTGGTCCGCAACCTGATTACGGGCGAAATCGAACGCCATGCCGCCGACGCCGTGGTCCTGTGCACCGGCGGGTACGGCAACGTTTTCTTCCTTTCCACCAATGCCATGGCCTCCAATGTGACCGCGGCCTTCCGCGCCCATAAAAAAGGTGCGTTTTTCGCCAACCCCTGTTTTACCCAGATCCATCCGACCTGTATTCCGGTCCACGGCACCTTCCAGAGCAAGCTGACCCTGATGAGCGAAAGTCTGCGCAACGACGGCCGGGTGTGGGTGCCTAAAAATCCGGGCGACAAGCGGCCGCCCAGCCAGATTTCCGAGTCGGAGCGGGACTACTACCTGGAGCGCAAGTACCCCAGTTTCGGCAACCTGGTGCCCCGCGACGTGGCCTCGCGCAATGCCAAGGAGCAGTGCGATGCAGGCAAGGGCGTCGGCGAAACCGGCCTGGCCGTTTACCTGGACTTTGCCGACGCCATCAGGCGAGACGGCAGGGACGTTATCGAGAAGAAATACGGCAACCTGTTCCAGATGTACGAAAAAATCACCGCCGACGATCCCTACCAGACTCCCATGATGATCTATCCGGCCATCCACTACACCATGGGCGGCCTGTGGGTGGACTACAACCTGATGAGCAGCGTCCCCGGCCTTTTCGTCCTGGGCGAAGCCAATTTTTCCGACCACGGCGCCAACCGCCTGGGCGCCAGCGCCCTCATGCAGGGGCTGGCCGACGGCTACTTCGTACTGCCCTACACCATCGGCGGATACCTGGCCGGCACGGCCAAGGCGGACGTCACTACGAACCACAAGGCCTTCGACGAATCGGAAAAAGCCGTTACCGCCCGCATCGACAAACTGCTGGCCGTGGACGGCAAGCGCACCGTGGACGACTTTCACAAGACCCTGGGCCGCATCATGTGGGAATACTGCGGCATGGCCCGCAACAACGAGGGCCTGGAGATGGCCCGCGGCATGATCCAGGAACTGCGGGCCGAATTCTGGGAAAATGTCAAAGTCCCCGGAACGAAAGCCGATTTCAACCAGAGCCTGGAGCGCGCCGGACGGGTAGCCGACTTCCTCGAATTCGGAGAGTTGATGATCGTCGACGCCCTGTCGCGCCAGGAGTCCTGCGGCGGCCATTTCAACGAGCGGTTCCAAACCGAGGAAAACGAGGCGCTTCGCGACGACGACAATTTCTGTCATGTCTCGGCATGGGAACACAAGGGGGACGGACAGGAACCGGAACTCCACAAAGAACCCCTGGTATTCGAGAACGTCAAACTTACGCAAAGGAGCTACAAGTGA
- a CDS encoding succinate dehydrogenase/fumarate reductase iron-sulfur subunit, whose translation MTKTINLTLKVWRQDGPNAKGRFDTYHAENITTDMSFLEMLDVVNEQLTTDGKEPIAFDHDCREGICGMCGCVVNGRAHGSEKGTTLCQLHMRHFENGDTIAIEPFRAMAFKVIKDLAVDRSALDKIIQAGGYISANTGGAQDANAILVSQEAADLAMDAAQCIGCGACVAACPNASAMLFTSAKISQLALLPQGRPEAAQRALNMVRTMDALGFGNCTNERECEAECPKEISITNIARLNREFFKAGLFSRSA comes from the coding sequence GTGACAAAGACAATCAATTTGACACTGAAAGTGTGGCGCCAGGACGGACCCAACGCCAAGGGACGCTTCGACACCTATCATGCCGAAAACATTACCACCGACATGTCCTTCCTGGAAATGCTGGATGTGGTCAACGAACAGCTCACCACTGACGGCAAGGAGCCCATCGCCTTCGATCATGACTGCCGGGAAGGCATCTGCGGCATGTGCGGCTGTGTGGTGAACGGACGTGCTCACGGTTCCGAAAAGGGAACGACCCTCTGCCAGCTGCATATGCGCCACTTCGAAAACGGCGACACCATCGCCATCGAGCCCTTTCGGGCCATGGCGTTCAAGGTAATCAAAGACCTGGCCGTGGACCGCAGCGCCCTGGATAAAATCATCCAGGCCGGCGGCTACATTTCCGCCAATACCGGCGGCGCCCAGGACGCCAATGCCATCCTGGTTTCCCAGGAAGCGGCCGATTTGGCCATGGACGCGGCCCAGTGCATCGGCTGCGGAGCCTGCGTGGCCGCCTGCCCCAACGCCTCGGCCATGCTTTTTACCAGCGCCAAAATCTCCCAACTGGCGCTGCTTCCCCAGGGCAGGCCCGAGGCGGCCCAACGGGCGTTGAACATGGTCCGCACCATGGATGCGCTGGGATTCGGCAACTGCACCAACGAAAGGGAGTGCGAGGCCGAATGTCCCAAGGAGATATCCATTACCAACATTGCCCGGCTGAACCGGGAGTTCTTTAAAGCCGGTTTATTCTCCAGGTCCGCGTAG